A single region of the Saprospiraceae bacterium genome encodes:
- a CDS encoding aldo/keto reductase, with product MEKRICQNTGLELSVLGLGCWSFGGGGSDYWGQRDQKDVEDIVRTALDLGINYFDTAEIYNDGRSEISLGQAIKGIPRAEIIIGSKVSPANCQPATLVEHCEASLRRLQTDYLDLYMIHWPVHSKAIKSFTQDEDKINHPPPIKDVYETLLKLRQAGKIRHIGISNFAVSKLKELPERSEIAINQLAYNLISRAIEIEVLPYCAQYGIGVMGYMGLMQGILADKWPTFDDIPPLRRRTRHFDSRKIQASRTGEYGFETETAQALADIKNIAQEIGCSMADLSLKWIQANPFVTCNLVGASSTKQIKANAKALEQKLSPAIVEQLNRATQALKEGLGNHIDLFEGAANDRTI from the coding sequence ATGGAAAAACGGATTTGCCAGAATACGGGATTAGAACTATCAGTATTGGGTCTGGGGTGCTGGTCTTTTGGCGGTGGTGGCTCAGATTATTGGGGGCAAAGAGATCAGAAGGACGTAGAGGATATCGTGCGGACGGCTCTCGATCTAGGCATCAATTACTTCGACACCGCCGAAATTTATAATGATGGCAGAAGTGAAATATCGCTTGGGCAGGCTATCAAAGGGATTCCAAGAGCGGAGATCATAATTGGCTCCAAGGTTAGTCCGGCCAATTGTCAGCCTGCCACCTTGGTGGAGCACTGCGAGGCTTCTTTACGGCGTTTACAGACGGATTATCTTGATTTGTACATGATTCATTGGCCGGTACATTCCAAAGCTATTAAGTCTTTTACTCAGGATGAGGACAAAATCAACCATCCGCCGCCAATAAAAGATGTTTATGAAACCCTCCTAAAACTCCGACAGGCAGGTAAAATTCGGCATATTGGCATTAGCAACTTCGCTGTATCCAAACTAAAAGAACTACCAGAACGGAGCGAAATTGCTATCAACCAATTAGCGTATAACCTGATTAGTCGGGCCATCGAGATAGAAGTCCTGCCATATTGTGCACAGTATGGCATTGGCGTGATGGGTTACATGGGCCTGATGCAGGGCATTCTGGCCGATAAATGGCCCACTTTTGATGATATCCCGCCTCTCCGTCGACGAACGCGCCATTTTGATAGCAGAAAAATACAAGCCTCTCGCACCGGGGAGTACGGTTTTGAGACGGAAACGGCTCAGGCTCTCGCCGATATTAAAAATATTGCGCAAGAGATAGGCTGTTCAATGGCTGATCTTTCGCTTAAATGGATACAGGCGAACCCTTTCGTGACTTGCAACCTCGTCGGGGCAAGCAGTACAAAGCAAATTAAGGCAAACGCCAAAGCGCTGGAACAAAAACTCTCTCCCGCTATTGTAGAACAATTAAATAGGGCTACCCAAGCGCTTAAAGAGGGCTTGGGTAACCATATTGATCTGTTTGAAGGGGCTGCTAATGATAGAACCATTTAG
- a CDS encoding DUF2807 domain-containing protein: MRSLIILLFMLCVSLCTAQVKGNKDIVTKVFDISGVTFIKVQLYADIVIDAAADEQLVITADANLMDLIEKSVEGGQLVLDQKEWIEASQTIKITIGAPQLARIQHGTHETVVVKNLNRPEFSAMAIVGKIILEGKVQTLSTGVEVGQIDAQNLSVPVVDVNIWGWGSVELGSPDLIKGVVKDRGTLRYTGNNTKLKVRSTKDEIVEDRNTPLVVGEPVTEYIEVKIKNNSPNRLQAYVEGPKPDGRKFSYGFPLNPGQVKNEKWTIGTKVYRVSKLGPQKELVEITKADEGKVVELWKRD, translated from the coding sequence ATGAGAAGCTTAATTATCCTGCTATTTATGCTTTGTGTAAGTTTATGTACGGCTCAGGTAAAAGGAAATAAAGACATAGTGACCAAAGTATTTGACATTTCTGGTGTCACTTTTATAAAGGTACAGCTATATGCTGATATCGTAATAGATGCTGCTGCTGACGAGCAACTGGTCATTACAGCCGATGCTAATTTGATGGATTTAATCGAAAAATCAGTAGAAGGTGGCCAACTGGTTTTAGATCAAAAAGAATGGATAGAAGCTAGCCAAACCATCAAAATCACCATTGGTGCACCTCAATTGGCGCGAATACAACATGGAACACATGAAACAGTGGTGGTAAAAAACCTAAACCGCCCAGAATTTAGTGCAATGGCCATTGTTGGTAAGATCATATTGGAAGGCAAGGTTCAAACACTCTCGACTGGCGTTGAGGTGGGCCAAATTGATGCCCAGAACCTAAGCGTTCCCGTCGTGGATGTCAATATCTGGGGCTGGGGCAGTGTTGAACTAGGTTCCCCTGACCTGATCAAAGGCGTTGTCAAAGACCGTGGCACACTAAGGTATACCGGAAATAATACTAAACTGAAGGTTCGTTCCACGAAGGATGAAATAGTAGAAGACCGCAACACGCCATTGGTTGTTGGGGAGCCCGTTACGGAATACATCGAGGTGAAAATTAAAAACAATTCACCCAACCGCCTTCAAGCCTATGTCGAAGGCCCCAAACCCGATGGTCGGAAATTTAGCTATGGCTTTCCGCTCAACCCCGGTCAGGTCAAGAATGAAAAATGGACCATAGGGACAAAGGTGTATCGGGTTTCTAAACTTGGCCCTCAAAAGGAACTGGTGGAGATCACCAAAGCAGATGAAGGCAAAGTAGTGGAGCTGTGGAAACGAGATTAA
- a CDS encoding efflux RND transporter permease subunit — protein MLAKYIRFFLENKLVAWLLLFAFVGWGLVTAPFDFGINWLPRDPVAVDAIPDIGENQQIVFTKWMGRSPQDVEDQISYPLTTALLGVPGVKNIRSNSMFGFSSIYIIFTDEVDFYWSRSRILEKLNSLPANILPEGVQPTLGPDATALGQIFWYTLEGRDPEGKPTGGWGLQELRSIQDFYVRFGLSSAEGVSEVASIGGFVKEYQVDVDPDAMKTYGITLEQVMQAIRGSNLDIGAQTIEINMAEYFVRGLGYVKNIEDIEKSVVRVSNNVPISIGDIARVSLGPATRRGVLDKSGAEAVGGVVVARYGANPLAVIQAVKAKIKELEPGLPTKTLADGTVTQVKIIPFYDRTQLINETIGTLQEALSLEILITIIVVILMLFNLKSSFLVSSTLPIAVLMCFIAMRYFGVAANIVALSGIAIAIGTMVDMGIVLTESMLNRMEKAPPEESLLTTIYEATIEVASAVITAVATTVISFIPVFTMEAAEGKLFKPLAFTKTFALVASIVVAITLIPPLAHSLFSIKTDRKAFQHLGNSLLLLSGVLVAYFVQPVIGLILSVIGITGLLTTFISQTFPQYSKGFIGLKNFIYAAIVALLLTRVWMPLGVSKTLVTNFLFVASIIGLLIGFFFLIIHFYEQILRFLLRFKLLFIVAVVFIVYEGFIVFKNTGEEFMPALNEGSFLLMPTAMPHAGMQENIKNVRLLDMAVTAIPEIQLVVGKAGRVESALDPAPMSMYENIILYKSEYKTNEQGHRIRFKVDDQGAYVYDEAGELIPDNNGQYYRQWRDHIHSPDDIWDEIVQATKLPGVTSAPKLQPIETRLIMLQTGMRAPMGIKVRGADLASIEAFGLELEKHLKAVEGVKDAAVFADRIVGKPYLLLDIDREATSRHGLTVEEVQRYIQTAIGGMNMTTTVEGRERYAIRIRYPREMRDDPEILKRVYLPSDNGGQIPLGELVTIRYEQGPQSIKSEDGFLIGYVLFDKEKGYAEVEVVQNAQRYLEAQIANGNLEVPAGISYRFAGSYEQQVRASDRLAIVVPIALAIIFLILYFQFNSVLLSSMVFTGVFIAFSGGFMLIGLYDQPWFLDFDVFDINMRDLFQIHTINISVAVWVGFLALFGIATDDGVLVATFLQSSFKTNKPKTIPEIRDAVVEGGLRRIRPAVMTTATTILALLPVLTSTGRGADIMLPMAIPSFGGMLIQTITMFTVPVLFSLWQEWKWRWENRFQTQS, from the coding sequence ATGCTAGCAAAATATATTCGCTTTTTCCTGGAAAACAAGCTGGTAGCCTGGCTACTACTCTTCGCCTTTGTGGGTTGGGGCTTGGTCACTGCTCCATTCGATTTTGGGATCAATTGGCTCCCGCGCGACCCAGTGGCGGTGGATGCTATCCCCGATATTGGTGAAAACCAGCAAATCGTCTTCACCAAGTGGATGGGGCGTTCTCCCCAAGATGTAGAAGACCAGATTTCCTATCCCTTGACTACCGCTTTGCTTGGTGTTCCGGGGGTAAAAAACATTCGTAGCAATTCTATGTTTGGGTTTTCCAGCATCTATATCATCTTCACCGATGAGGTAGATTTTTATTGGAGCAGGAGTCGTATATTAGAAAAATTAAACTCCTTACCCGCTAATATCCTGCCGGAAGGCGTACAACCAACCCTTGGTCCAGACGCAACAGCATTGGGGCAGATCTTTTGGTACACCTTGGAGGGAAGAGACCCCGAGGGAAAGCCAACTGGCGGATGGGGCCTGCAAGAGCTTCGAAGCATCCAGGACTTTTATGTGCGCTTTGGGTTGTCCTCAGCGGAAGGTGTCTCTGAGGTGGCCTCCATCGGCGGCTTTGTCAAGGAGTACCAGGTGGATGTCGATCCTGACGCCATGAAGACCTACGGTATCACCTTGGAGCAAGTCATGCAGGCCATTCGAGGAAGCAACCTGGATATTGGCGCGCAGACCATTGAAATCAATATGGCGGAGTATTTTGTCAGGGGACTGGGTTATGTAAAAAACATTGAAGATATAGAGAAAAGTGTCGTTAGGGTAAGCAATAATGTTCCTATTAGCATAGGAGATATTGCGAGGGTGAGCCTTGGTCCTGCCACCCGGCGAGGTGTACTCGACAAGTCAGGGGCAGAGGCGGTCGGAGGCGTCGTCGTTGCCCGATATGGCGCTAATCCATTGGCGGTTATTCAAGCTGTAAAGGCCAAGATAAAAGAACTTGAGCCCGGGCTCCCGACCAAAACCCTGGCAGATGGAACCGTAACGCAAGTAAAAATCATTCCTTTTTACGATCGCACCCAACTGATTAATGAAACCATCGGGACCCTACAGGAAGCCTTAAGTCTTGAAATCCTGATCACGATCATTGTGGTTATTCTGATGTTATTCAATTTAAAATCCTCTTTTCTGGTGTCCAGTACTTTACCCATCGCTGTCTTGATGTGTTTCATTGCCATGCGGTATTTTGGGGTAGCGGCCAATATTGTGGCACTCTCGGGTATTGCCATTGCGATTGGCACGATGGTGGATATGGGCATTGTGCTGACGGAGAGCATGCTTAATAGAATGGAAAAGGCGCCCCCCGAGGAGTCGCTGTTGACCACCATTTATGAAGCAACCATTGAGGTGGCGTCTGCGGTGATAACCGCTGTAGCAACAACGGTCATCAGTTTTATTCCCGTTTTCACAATGGAAGCAGCAGAAGGTAAATTGTTCAAACCTTTGGCTTTCACTAAAACCTTTGCCTTGGTGGCCTCTATTGTGGTAGCCATCACCCTTATTCCGCCACTGGCACATTCCCTATTTTCGATCAAAACAGATCGCAAGGCTTTCCAACACCTGGGAAATTCATTACTCCTCTTGTCTGGTGTCCTAGTCGCCTATTTCGTACAGCCCGTTATAGGGCTCATCTTGTCAGTTATAGGGATAACGGGTCTGCTAACGACTTTCATCAGTCAAACTTTCCCCCAGTATTCGAAAGGTTTTATAGGATTAAAAAATTTCATTTATGCCGCTATAGTAGCCCTGCTGCTCACTCGGGTATGGATGCCGCTTGGGGTCAGCAAAACACTGGTCACCAACTTCCTTTTTGTTGCTAGCATTATTGGTTTACTGATCGGTTTTTTCTTCCTGATCATCCACTTTTACGAACAAATACTCCGCTTTTTGCTACGGTTTAAATTATTGTTTATTGTAGCGGTGGTATTTATCGTTTACGAGGGTTTTATCGTATTCAAAAACACCGGAGAAGAATTCATGCCGGCTTTGAATGAAGGCTCTTTCCTTTTGATGCCTACGGCTATGCCACATGCGGGTATGCAGGAAAACATTAAAAATGTTCGGTTGCTAGATATGGCTGTGACGGCCATTCCTGAGATACAGTTGGTGGTAGGAAAAGCAGGTAGGGTGGAAAGTGCACTTGATCCTGCTCCCATGTCGATGTACGAGAATATCATCCTGTATAAGTCAGAGTACAAAACAAATGAACAAGGGCATCGTATCCGTTTCAAAGTGGATGACCAGGGTGCATATGTCTACGATGAAGCTGGGGAATTGATACCCGACAATAATGGGCAATATTACCGTCAATGGCGGGATCACATTCATAGTCCTGATGATATCTGGGATGAAATCGTCCAAGCGACCAAGTTACCGGGCGTCACTTCTGCCCCCAAATTACAGCCAATAGAGACGCGGCTAATTATGTTGCAAACTGGGATGCGGGCTCCGATGGGCATTAAAGTCCGCGGCGCTGATTTAGCTAGCATTGAAGCCTTTGGCCTGGAATTAGAAAAGCACCTAAAAGCTGTCGAGGGGGTAAAAGATGCTGCGGTCTTTGCCGACCGAATTGTGGGGAAACCCTATCTTTTACTTGACATCGATAGGGAGGCCACCAGCCGTCATGGCTTAACGGTGGAAGAAGTACAACGCTATATTCAGACTGCCATCGGTGGTATGAATATGACGACAACAGTCGAAGGCCGAGAACGTTATGCGATCCGAATTCGCTATCCAAGAGAAATGCGAGACGATCCGGAAATACTCAAAAGGGTTTATTTGCCGTCTGATAATGGTGGGCAAATCCCATTGGGAGAATTGGTCACCATTAGGTATGAACAAGGGCCGCAATCCATAAAGAGTGAAGATGGCTTCTTGATCGGTTATGTTCTTTTTGATAAAGAGAAAGGATATGCAGAAGTCGAGGTGGTCCAAAATGCCCAACGTTATCTGGAAGCACAAATCGCAAATGGCAATCTGGAGGTTCCGGCAGGTATCAGTTACCGCTTTGCGGGTAGTTATGAGCAGCAAGTTAGGGCAAGTGATCGCCTGGCTATCGTGGTGCCCATCGCCTTGGCGATTATCTTTCTGATCCTCTATTTCCAATTCAACTCGGTTCTTCTTTCGTCCATGGTATTTACAGGAGTCTTCATTGCCTTCTCTGGGGGTTTTATGCTGATTGGCTTATATGATCAACCCTGGTTCCTCGATTTTGATGTTTTTGACATCAATATGCGCGACCTGTTTCAAATCCATACTATCAATATCAGTGTAGCGGTATGGGTAGGCTTTTTGGCCTTATTTGGCATTGCCACAGATGATGGTGTCTTGGTCGCCACTTTTTTACAAAGTAGTTTCAAAACCAATAAACCTAAAACCATACCGGAGATCAGAGATGCTGTGGTGGAAGGCGGCCTGCGTCGAATTCGCCCTGCCGTGATGACCACAGCAACGACCATTTTGGCTTTGCTGCCTGTTTTAACTTCAACAGGCCGCGGCGCTGATATTATGTTGCCAATGGCCATCCCTTCTTTTGGAGGCATGCTGATCCAAACCATAACAATGTTCACAGTCCCAGTGCTTTTTTCGCTCTGGCAGGAATGGAAATGGAGATGGGAAAACAGGTTTCAAACTCAATCATAA
- a CDS encoding TolC family protein yields MQKLKVESWEVGSPKSEVGKSEGGSRKGEVGRGKSEVRSRKGEVESPKSEGGSWKLEVRSRKSEGGSGEVERAKWGKEKRGTALGIFRLPTSDFHFPTSTFPFTPHLRWVIGLWLLCLPILGAAQSLAELLEILPQNNLELKALQQEYLAAMEKAPQVSQLPDPEIGIGAFVSPVETRLGAQRARLSATQMTPWFGTLSAREEVALANARAMKERVASSELGLSYQLKEAYFQLYELEKAQQFIRQNIGLLQSLRQLVLRQIESGKGRSVDVLRIDLKLQELEQEITVLALNQKKPLAKLNQVLNRPLATPVIVPDTLDFALLPFDKDTLRRYIRTHHPMINMFAIQQEASQKAIELNRLEGKPSLGIGVDYILVDPRSDANPAYNGKDIFQISAKLSIPLNRKKYEAKAQEENYKISALENRKADLEGFFLAKIENAYTDHEAAALRLDLYTQQIATSKAAIQILLTDYSTMGSRFDELLQLERELVEYHLKILKAIVQSHLAKANIEQFIP; encoded by the coding sequence ATGCAAAAGTTGAAAGTTGAAAGTTGGGAAGTCGGAAGTCCGAAGTCCGAAGTTGGGAAGTCGGAAGGGGGAAGTCGGAAGGGGGAAGTCGGAAGGGGGAAGTCGGAAGTCCGAAGTCGGAAGGGCGAAGTCGAAAGTCCGAAGTCGGAAGGGGGAAGTTGGAAGTTGGAAGTCCGAAGTCGGAAGTCCGAAGGGGGAAGTGGGGAAGTTGAAAGGGCGAAGTGGGGAAAAGAGAAGAGGGGGACTGCTTTGGGCATTTTCCGACTTCCGACTTCCGACTTCCACTTTCCGACTTCCACTTTCCCATTTACACCCCACCTCAGGTGGGTAATCGGACTATGGCTTTTATGCCTTCCTATTTTGGGAGCGGCTCAATCCTTGGCCGAATTGTTGGAGATATTACCTCAAAACAACCTGGAATTAAAAGCGCTTCAGCAAGAATACTTAGCCGCCATGGAGAAAGCTCCGCAGGTCAGTCAGCTGCCGGATCCGGAGATCGGCATTGGTGCCTTTGTATCGCCAGTGGAGACCCGCCTGGGCGCGCAGCGCGCCCGGCTCAGCGCTACCCAAATGACGCCCTGGTTTGGCACGCTTTCGGCCAGAGAGGAGGTAGCATTGGCCAATGCCCGAGCAATGAAGGAACGGGTTGCCAGTAGCGAATTAGGACTGTCCTATCAGCTTAAAGAAGCCTATTTCCAATTATACGAACTAGAAAAAGCGCAACAATTTATTCGTCAAAACATTGGTCTCTTGCAATCCCTTCGACAACTTGTCCTCCGACAAATAGAGAGCGGGAAGGGGCGTTCGGTGGATGTTTTACGTATCGACCTAAAGCTGCAGGAGTTGGAACAGGAAATAACCGTCTTGGCATTAAACCAAAAAAAGCCGCTCGCTAAGCTCAATCAGGTGCTGAATCGGCCATTGGCTACGCCCGTAATCGTACCAGATACGCTCGACTTTGCCCTACTGCCATTCGATAAAGACACCTTGCGCCGCTACATCCGCACGCATCACCCGATGATCAACATGTTTGCGATACAACAGGAAGCATCTCAAAAGGCCATTGAACTAAACAGATTGGAAGGCAAACCATCGCTTGGCATTGGGGTAGATTACATCCTGGTTGACCCAAGGTCGGATGCCAACCCAGCGTATAATGGCAAAGATATTTTCCAAATTAGTGCCAAGCTGAGTATTCCACTGAATAGAAAAAAATATGAAGCCAAAGCGCAAGAAGAAAACTATAAGATAAGCGCACTGGAAAACCGAAAAGCAGATTTGGAAGGTTTCTTCCTTGCTAAAATTGAAAATGCCTATACCGACCATGAGGCGGCCGCCCTAAGGCTCGACCTTTATACCCAACAAATAGCAACAAGTAAAGCAGCCATCCAAATATTATTGACGGACTATAGTACGATGGGAAGTCGCTTTGACGAATTGCTACAACTGGAACGAGAACTTGTCGAATATCATTTGAAAATACTGAAAGCGATCGTGCAAAGTCATCTTGCCAAAGCAAATATTGAGCAATTTATTCCTTAA
- a CDS encoding efflux RND transporter periplasmic adaptor subunit — MNNIKIILIAMAALLLGLGAGYFLFGNQQQVAAEAQQAHETATTTSNEDTWTCSMHPQIRQNEPGECPICGMDLIRLDANSSNDPLVLEMTPTAAKLANIETMVVGATGSAEKSLTLSGKIQADERLSVSQVAHIPGRIEQLFVTFTGEQVEKGQKLAAIYSPELVTAQQELLEALKIKAINPDLASAARKKLSYWKIPDDKIDAIVESGQIQETFTILADASGVVTGRQVAVGDYVKRGEVLFNMVGLNRLWVLFDAYEEDLAGIKIGDRINFTTPALAGQTFTTRISFIDPLINPTTRVASLRGEVSNSKHLLKPEMFIRGQLQSSLALGDQLTVPKSAVLWTGPRSIVYLKVPNTSIPSYRYQEITLGERLGDNYLVESGLSPGDEVVTYGNFTIDAAAQLNNQASMINRKVQVKGVDQLQHLPDYTASTPLAFKQQLVKVTEAYLSLKDAFIATDSTLAQRQAIPLLEALAKVDMSMVEGDAHIYWMEQLNAMQNHGKKISELKEVEEQRTQFGFLSQAFIHTIKVFGIPESRLYIQHCPMAFGDEGADWISAEETIRNPYFGDKMLKCGTVEETITKDFKPQKMEEVSSTAQQGAHRH; from the coding sequence ATGAATAATATAAAAATCATCCTTATCGCTATGGCCGCCTTGCTCCTTGGATTGGGCGCAGGTTACTTTCTTTTTGGGAACCAACAACAAGTGGCCGCTGAAGCGCAGCAGGCACATGAAACAGCAACGACGACCAGCAACGAGGACACCTGGACTTGCTCTATGCACCCCCAGATCAGACAAAATGAACCGGGAGAATGCCCTATTTGTGGCATGGATTTAATACGCTTGGATGCCAACAGTTCTAATGATCCTTTGGTCTTGGAAATGACCCCGACCGCCGCTAAATTGGCCAATATCGAAACCATGGTTGTCGGAGCCACTGGCTCGGCCGAAAAAAGCTTGACCCTATCCGGTAAAATTCAAGCCGATGAACGATTGTCTGTGAGCCAGGTCGCCCACATCCCCGGCCGAATAGAGCAGTTATTTGTCACGTTTACCGGAGAGCAGGTGGAAAAAGGCCAAAAATTGGCTGCCATTTATTCTCCTGAACTGGTTACCGCTCAACAGGAGCTATTGGAAGCCCTAAAAATTAAGGCGATTAACCCAGACCTTGCCAGTGCGGCCAGAAAAAAACTTTCGTATTGGAAAATACCCGATGATAAAATCGACGCAATAGTAGAAAGTGGCCAAATTCAAGAAACCTTTACCATCCTGGCCGATGCCTCGGGGGTCGTAACTGGCCGCCAGGTGGCGGTAGGTGATTACGTAAAACGAGGGGAGGTGCTGTTCAATATGGTTGGTCTAAATCGGCTTTGGGTTCTTTTTGATGCCTACGAAGAGGATTTGGCGGGTATCAAAATCGGTGATCGAATTAATTTTACGACCCCAGCACTTGCTGGCCAAACCTTTACAACCCGCATTAGCTTTATTGATCCACTTATCAACCCCACAACCAGAGTGGCTTCTCTCCGTGGCGAAGTCAGTAACAGCAAACACCTGCTCAAGCCAGAAATGTTTATTCGAGGTCAACTCCAATCTAGCTTAGCCTTAGGCGATCAATTAACCGTGCCTAAATCAGCTGTTTTGTGGACAGGCCCACGCTCGATTGTATACCTTAAAGTGCCGAATACCAGTATCCCCTCTTACCGTTATCAGGAAATAACCCTGGGAGAACGGCTTGGCGACAATTACCTGGTAGAGAGCGGCTTATCGCCAGGAGATGAGGTCGTCACCTATGGCAACTTCACCATCGACGCCGCCGCACAACTCAATAATCAGGCCAGCATGATCAATAGGAAGGTCCAGGTAAAAGGCGTTGATCAGCTCCAACATTTACCAGATTATACAGCAAGTACTCCGCTGGCTTTTAAGCAACAACTCGTTAAAGTGACGGAGGCTTACCTCAGCTTAAAAGATGCTTTTATCGCAACCGATAGCACCCTGGCTCAGCGCCAGGCAATTCCATTACTAGAAGCACTCGCTAAAGTCGACATGTCGATGGTCGAAGGAGATGCCCACATTTACTGGATGGAACAGTTGAATGCTATGCAAAATCACGGTAAAAAGATAAGTGAATTAAAGGAGGTAGAGGAGCAACGCACACAGTTTGGTTTTCTTTCTCAGGCTTTTATTCATACCATTAAGGTTTTTGGCATTCCAGAAAGTCGTTTATATATCCAACATTGCCCTATGGCATTTGGCGATGAAGGAGCTGATTGGATCAGTGCAGAGGAAACCATCCGCAATCCTTATTTCGGTGATAAGATGCTGAAATGCGGAACAGTCGAAGAAACGATCACTAAAGATTTTAAACCTCAAAAGATGGAAGAAGTTTCAAGCACAGCACAACAAGGAGCGCATCGTCATTAA
- a CDS encoding heavy metal-binding domain-containing protein, with the protein MKSLKSIGVLALFFSLALFALSCGGDSHSHEHGDQDGHSHDATEATTETAKHGEGTAYTAAFVCPMHCEGSGGDEAGKCPACGMDYVAQAEHVKNGHTH; encoded by the coding sequence ATGAAATCATTAAAATCAATTGGCGTATTGGCTTTATTTTTCAGTTTAGCCTTATTCGCACTGTCTTGCGGTGGTGACAGCCACTCTCATGAGCATGGTGACCAAGACGGACATAGCCATGATGCAACCGAAGCAACTACAGAAACAGCTAAACATGGCGAAGGCACTGCCTACACAGCTGCCTTTGTATGCCCTATGCACTGCGAAGGCAGTGGAGGCGATGAAGCAGGAAAATGTCCTGCTTGTGGTATGGATTATGTGGCACAGGCGGAGCATGTAAAAAATGGCCATACACACTAG
- a CDS encoding restriction endonuclease — MTEKKTENPILITKVSGDKVPFSVEKLKHSLRRSGANEAVIEKIEASIIQRLYPGISTKEIYRKAFSLLKKTSAHTAAKYKLKKAIMELGPSGFPFEKYMSEILKQEGYGVQVGQTVQGHCVKHEVDIIAHKDEKYFMIECKFHSDQERKCDVKISLYIHSRFRDLERGGQQEMEHAVKFHQGWVVTNTRFTEDAIRYGNCAGLNLISWNYPNKGSLKERIDRAGLHPLTSLTTLTKKEKQLLLDRGIVLCKDINQKKQWLEEIGILNPRAQKVLAEAALLSKTKN; from the coding sequence ATGACAGAAAAAAAAACAGAAAATCCCATTCTAATCACCAAAGTATCCGGTGATAAAGTGCCATTCTCCGTGGAAAAACTCAAACATTCCTTGCGTCGTTCAGGTGCTAATGAAGCTGTCATTGAAAAAATAGAGGCCTCCATCATACAACGACTATACCCTGGAATAAGCACCAAAGAAATTTATCGCAAAGCTTTTTCCTTACTTAAAAAGACTTCAGCCCATACCGCAGCTAAATACAAGCTAAAAAAAGCCATCATGGAATTAGGGCCATCTGGTTTTCCTTTTGAAAAATATATGAGTGAAATTTTAAAACAGGAAGGCTACGGAGTGCAAGTTGGGCAAACGGTACAAGGCCACTGCGTAAAGCACGAGGTGGATATCATTGCCCATAAGGACGAAAAGTATTTTATGATTGAATGCAAATTCCACAGTGACCAAGAAAGAAAGTGCGATGTTAAAATCTCCCTTTATATCCACTCCCGTTTCCGGGATCTGGAAAGGGGTGGTCAACAAGAGATGGAACATGCCGTCAAATTTCATCAGGGTTGGGTGGTGACCAACACCCGATTTACAGAAGATGCCATTCGGTATGGAAACTGTGCAGGCCTCAATCTCATTTCCTGGAACTACCCCAATAAAGGCAGTCTGAAAGAACGCATCGACCGTGCTGGCCTGCATCCCCTTACCTCCCTCACGACTTTGACAAAAAAAGAAAAGCAGCTATTACTCGATCGTGGTATAGTGCTTTGCAAGGATATTAACCAGAAGAAGCAATGGCTAGAAGAAATAGGCATACTGAATCCTAGGGCACAGAAGGTATTAGCGGAAGCGGCTTTACTAAGCAAAACAAAAAATTAG